The Zeugodacus cucurbitae isolate PBARC_wt_2022May chromosome 4, idZeuCucr1.2, whole genome shotgun sequence genome includes the window GAAGTTCAAGTGCAGACGCAAAATCCCAACCAGATGTGTACCAGAGTCCAGCTGGTTCATGAGCAGTCTGTGCGCGACGTCATTCGCCACAAGTCATCGCAACAAGTTACCTACGACTGTTGCAGCGGTTGGGGACGTGAATTTCCAAAATCCGATTCTTGCTCAAAACGTAATCTTTTATATTTGTAGATACATAGTTATCTAGATTCACTCGAATTTAGCCCTTTCTTAGTCACATTTTGAAAACTCTATCCTGTCGTTTTCCATTAACAGCCCTTTGTAGCACTGATTGCCAAAATGGTGGCACTTGTACCGAGCCTGATACTTGCAGCTGCCCTGCAGGATTTACGGGGCAATTTTGCGAGCACGATATAAATGAGTGTAAAGAGCAGAAGCCCTGTGACCAGACCTGTATCAATATAGTTGGCTCATACTTTTGCGAATGCCGTGAGGGGTTCGTTTTGCAGTTGGATAAACAAAGTTGCAAGAAAATTGGTGagatctacatatatttaaatggtGAGAAATTTACAAAACAGATTTCTTCAACAGATTTACAAGATGATGATGCTTTTGAGGCACGTGATTTGGAAAATGAAATCGAGTTAAGTGATAAAGAAGACATGAGTGCTCGTCTTCAGAAAATTGAACGCTCTTTAGCAAATGAGAGGGTACATACGAATGAGTTGAAGAAATCATTGCAAGCCACTCACAACGTTGTGGATACCCTTAAGAGTCGCCTAAGTACAATAGTAAGTGTGTTGCAacgattttgaaatatattcatttattcattttcggTGCTGTCTACTTACCCATCTATTTCTTTTTCAAATCTAGGAAAAGCAGCAGCAGGATATAAGCCGTTTGCAGTCAAATCTTTACCAGACGGAGTCGCGCACTAATAGGCTTGAAGGCATACTAAATCTGTTAATGAAGTGTCGAAATGGACCAAACACCTATTGTCCCTAGAAATCAAGCGACCAgactgtatatttttttaattagtcgTAGCTTATTCTAatgattttaatatatgtacaagcTTGCAAAGTATTTATGTAGCTGTAAGCAAATGTTCATTCTCATAAATTTTATGATATAATTTGCCAACGATCAATTAGTTTATAATAGGTTATACATGTGTACAGCTGTATAAAGATAGTATAGAGTTATGCAAGCTTGTTCACATTGACTTCAATCTAAGATTCATtagacatgcatatgtatactcgtatgcaATAAGTGTGGTACCATAGTTGTAAATAAGTATATGAGTGTAAACTTCtgtaataagtaaataaatgatatttttacaaatttccgaAATGATCGTGTATTCAAAAAACTCTAGCAGCTCAGAgtataacggttatttgtaacacctaaaactaaactagtTGGATATAGAGTTATTTATAGAGgcacgcatatacatacatcaaaTTGTTTAGAATGACGTGACGAGTTGAAACTCGTACATCCGTCTGATAAAACTTGATATACACAGGGTTACAGGAGATCACTAGACATATTTCTCATTAGTATCCCATTGTACATTgtaaaaatggacgaaattggtaaaaaatggaaattgggcgtggcatcgccaacTTTTGgataaaaaatcatatctcaagaactgctCGATTAAATTCAACGAAATCTGATACGTAGAGTTTAGGATATAATGTTATGTATTGAAACGGTTCAGGAAATACCCGGCCCTTCatatactaaatacatataatgattttcggtACTCTAGCGGACTTTATGCTATTAGGCATGGGCCGAATAAATAAATCGCGAAAGTATTAATaacgttttcttttctcgatgaatAATGATGCTGCCtctttatatttaaacattaaacaaatgCTGCATTActtctttgaatgtgtttttttttacatgataaagaacaaaaaaatatcttcctattatgctggtcaactATCACTCACAATTTGCAAATCagagtacagggcagaataaatgttgaaattttttgagaaaagaaaacgctataaggGTTCGTTTACACCCATAGTCggaagacatacatacatctgtttCTCTCAAGTACTGTATCTTTCATCTAAAAACCTGACCATAACTTCTCAAGCCTGGAGATATATTTCTTCTTTATATGCTTAAATGTTCTTATTTTGACATATTAGCTCATGTCATAACAGTCGATCTTGTACCTGGGATAATATATTGACATTAACTCTCATTTCAATCGAGTTTAGTCATGTTTTTTCGGCCAACGATGGGTGTTATTTTTATGATAGGTTTTTGGAGAATTGGATCcctaaatttgaaaacaaaaattgaaaataaatttgacctTCGTgactcaaaaaaattaaaaaagaaactaaaCTCAGTAGGCCTTTCAAATATAAAGAAATGCAATCCTCACGTAAACCCGCAAAACGTAAACCAATTAATGAGGTCACATtagcaaagaacgtataattattatatgttaattattatacgttctttgcctAAATAACAATTCTTTATCGGTTAAAATGGCAGCCAGTTTctgtaaagaaaaagaaatacgTTTTCTACTGGAATTCAAACAATCTGCTTTATCGACCATCTTCAATCTGGTAATTTGGATTGTTCGCACTTTCTAATACTAATTAATATCATCCCTGCAAAgcgaaaaataatatgaaaacaaaattgcgatacaaaagaaaatgttttggcCTTTATTTGTCATATCACAAATTGTCACAAACACAAATTCTACGTGAAAATTAAATCGATTTGATATATTCTgaaataagtttatatatatatatatcttaaagAATCCCATATTATGTTTTAGCTTCTCTGAGAATTGAGAAAGTTATACACAATGGCTTCGAACGACAAAATACCTTTAAAACAGGCCGAAGTTTCAGTTCGACGATTTAATGATCTTGCTATACCACATCATTTGAGTCTCCTGAAAAATCATCGTAGCAATATCGAAAAAAGCTTAGCGTTAGGTGATTGGAACAAAATTAAGAAGGAAGAAATTAATGCAACTCGCGTAATTAAACAACTTAAGAATTTGCTGCTTGAAATGGATACTCTACGTGAAAGGGTCCGTCCTGAAGACTTACAAAGGTTCGATATAATGATGGAAGATGGTAAAAATAAAGCTTTCCAAGGCATGAGTGAATATTTAGGTAATCTGAGTATAGTTATAATACATAGATAttaatcataattttatttaagaacttAAACTGAAAGCACCGTCATATAATAAATACTCAATCTCATTGGCAAATTGTGAAGAGGAAGAAAATCCCCCACCTGTAGAAATAGGGCTAACCACTGCACACCGGCAAGTAATACCTCCGATTGAAACGAAGTATGAACAGCAAGAATATCAGTTGCAACAAAGACAAGCATGTTTGGATGAACTAGAACAATTGCAAAACGAGATCCGGGATCTCAATGGAATGTATTGTAATATGCATCATCTGGTCCAAGAACAAGGAGAGAGTGTACGTGTCATTGCTGATAACGCGGAAGAAGCCCTTGAGAATGTGCAAATTGGTGAAAATAATTTGCGCAAAGCCCTTACATACAAAAAAGCGATGTATCCGGTAGTTGGTGCATTGATAGGCACTTGCGTAGGTGGCCCTATTGGATTGGTAGCTGGTTTGAAAGCAGGTGGTCTGGCGGCGGTAGGCTGTGGAATTCTTGGATTCACTGGTGGTTCCGTTCTGAAAAGCAACCCATCAATAAATCCCGCAGTTATGCAAGGTAATATTGAGGAAGAAAGTTCACAAGAGCCTATAGAACTGGAAAGAACGGATGAATGACCCTCAGTGTCGGAAGAACTATCTAAGGAATGCACGAAAAGGGCTTGTCCTCCATTGGTATTACCAGTAGCCAGTAAAGGACAGTTAGATTTTGTGGCACAAGCTACGACAGGTGTGATATGTAGAGTACGCAGTTACTGTTCTATACAATGaagacttatttatttatatacatacatatgtatgtacgtcataattatgtttttcttttctacACAATTTAATAGTTGGTTTAATATGTGTGAAAATAAAgcataaatgttaaaataataacGGCTGAACCTTTCAGAGGggatttatatgtaaaatatttctaaaacctTTTTATTATCTTTACAAATGTTCTGTATGTCCATAAATACATACTttctgtgaaataaaaaatacatatttatatatattatacgatATCCTACAcactagaaaataataaatattttacaacggAACATTCGCAGTTGTCCAAGTCTGTTTAAAACGTTTCTTCATCGCGTGTGCCTTCTTTCGCATACGTTTGGCCGTTGTCTTTGGCTTATACCAAGGCGGATAAGAACCATGTTGATCTTTCATTGTTTTGCTATTATAAACATGGACTTTTCCAGTATTCTCGTTCACTTCTGTAAAGTTTTTGCCTGGCTCGCGACGCTCTTCCATCTCGTGCTCCAATTCTTGTTCTTCACGAGTTTTCTTTTCCTGAAAATGATTAAtagatattatttaaaaacaatttaagtcTCCTATTTCatattacttgttttaattcttTAGCGGTTTTTACAGTGGCTACTTCTGACATATCTTTCATAACTTCATTTCCATCAGCGTCTATAAGACCCAACGTTTTTTTCAAACGAATTAGTTCCTTTGCTTCGTAACGCGCTTTCTTAATCTTGTTCATTTCATCCCGACGCTTACGAGAACGGTTTGTACGACCcatcttttaatttttggcaataataaattagttgattgtaataaaatttatttattattgtaaaacGAATATAAACACGTGTGGTGTTACTGGCAaagacaaatatatttttggcgtTTTCTTTTGTTCGTAAGTTAAATCATTAGAAAAAAGACAGTGTCAATCATATCAGAGATGCCAACATCAACTATAAACACATTTTACAATGAATCTACGATTGGAACAAAtatgttttgtaaaaaataatggattgtttaagtaaaaattaggaattatttattattggagAATTGTCAAACATAAAATCATTAGTATGAATATGTAATAAGTTGCACatctttaaaatatatcaatttcaaataaattgaatagaaaaaatattaatgagacTGCTGAAATTGTTGTGTAGTCGCAAAAAGATTAACCATATAATTTAAGTTACAAAATCGTCTGTcgtggaaaaaatattaataaagaaacaTAATAGTATCTTTTATAATCCCGATCTACTTCAAGTTACCTTCACTACAAGTGCTTTACAGTCCACTTGTGGATCAATTCACTTCGGTTGACGTTTATAcacaaagtaaaataaatactgaatgttaagaaaaaagtaaataaagtcTTCCGAGTAGCacttatttgcaaaatatttggcaggcaaacatattttaaatggtGTTAATGAATTAACTTGGATATAggctttttaatacaaaaatatggtGCTGCGCTCGGGCATAATAATCCCTTTTCAATTTCGTGACAGTAAGAAACTCCTAATGATCGGAGTGCCTGAAGAGAATCGTAATTTGAACATCTGGGACTTGAGAAACGTTGGTAggtaaaattgtttgttgatCATACTTTACAAATATATCCCAGatcatatatacttgtataaataaaattacttctcaagaaaaattaatatatgtattacgTTTTTTAGTGAGAGCTGCATTTGGAATTTACAACTTTGAGttccgaaataaaaaaattggattCAACATACCGGATGAACTGCTTTTGCATTATTTGGCGCAATGCCATGATCTTACCAATTTCGTTATAGAAATTGGACAAGGTGAGTAAAAACAGTCATCTAAAACCATATTACAATGTATAATGGTAGGTTTCTTAGAtcgaatattatatatataagattCATTCTGTAGAGTTTTAGGAGttgaatgtttataaatattaggcAACACGGGTGTGTGCTCTCAAGAGAACACCATTTAATTTCTATGTAagctttattgttatttaaatattgcttaCATACTTCACGGTTCATCCTTGACAACATATGTATCGAATGTTTTCGATTACTTTGAAGTAGCACCTAAATACTCTTCCAATATAGTTAAGTGGTATGCTGCCGCGGTGACAAACCTTGGCGGGTTATAAATCATTGTATATAATGGTCACGTTGAACTATTGTGGAGAATGGTCTTTAGAATTGAAAACGTATATTCATTCGTATGTTAAATTGTAATTCTTTTAGATATGTTCTttcaactaaataaaaatagaacttCACGCTCACCGTACTGCACTTGCCTCTAGTAAgtttgtaaacatatttacattaaatcTAGAATCGTTAATATGCTCTTTTTTCAGGAAATCCAAATGACGTTTTGCAAAATAATGGAATCGCTGACTCCTCTTGTTCAGAGAACTATGTTCCTGCTGATGTTTCACTacaaatcaatgataatataCACATAACAGAAGCTCCAGGACAACAATATACAGACCCATTTGATGGTAAACATGTTAAATATGCAGAATGCATAGCTAATCCCGATGGGCGAAAAGTTTTAACAAATGCTTCCGAGACTATTGTAAGAATACTGTTTACCAAGCATTTTCATACCCATCTGAAAGATCTAAATTGCAGGTAAACATTGACGATCCTATAACAAAATGTGAGCAGAGTGACTCTGAAATAGAAAACGAACATAAACTGAATAAACAATCGTTTGAAATCGACCGTGTACATGATCAGCAAAATCAAGAATTCCAAATGTTTGACGCAcacaaacattttgaaaatagaaCGGACACTGACATTCACttaaagaaaatgaattatCAACAACATCAGTTCGCTTCATGTTCAATTAACCGCTTTAGAAGTAGGTAGTTTGGTTTGTAATGTTATAAGGAATTAATTCAATTGTGACCCTTAACACAGAGAGAGGGGAGAGAATGTCTAAAGATCAGAAGGAAGTGTAcgttaaatatttcgaagaaaacCCATGCATGCAGTCTCAACGTCGCAACGACTCTTTGCTAGAATCCCATTGGAATAAATTGGCTACGATCTTAAACAACATTCCACAAGGAGCGGTAAAAAACGTGGAAGAATGGAAACAAACTTTTGATGCTTGGCGGTATAGAGTTTTTATGTATTATCGCTACAATTACAAACTCTCCGGCTCCGTTTCGCACAATGTAAAGAATTTCAAACCGCTAACATCCACTGATCAGCGTGCGTATTCAATGTGGACCAGTTCTAAAAGCACCCCATCACAACAATCGGATAAGCTGAACACATTTTCCAAATCCGAAATTGATCAGCCGAATTAcaattattgaatattaaagCAATCTATAATGTACAATgtcaatttacaaaaataaaaatatataaatataaagttttgactattgaacatttttgtggtgatacatgtacatatacatatatgtagataatatgaactatgtttttaaattttgtatgtacattttattCTTCTATATGCAATGCAGTTTATGACCCTTGCAAAGAAAACTTTACTTCAATAGCGAGTTGTCCAACATGCCGTTGTTCAATAGCACAAAAGTCGTCTTTGGAATTGCATGATAATACAGATGCTCCCATTTACCATACAACAGTTGGCGGTCGTTCTAATGCCAGCGGAACAAGTtcacaaaattcacaaaatgctGATGAAATCCCCGCAATGAAAATTCGCATGCAACATTCGAATATAGCTGCTAGTGACATAAGTCATATGGAAATAGAACCGAAAATTGACTATGACTCGACCATTAATACGACTGGTTCAAATACTGAAGTAGATGGCTCTTCATCTCCGCCATTATCGGTGCATGCAAAATCTAGTGTGTATATTGATGAAGAACatcatcaacagcagcaacaagaaCTACACTTGGAACGTTTACAACATGAATACGCTTTgcaacagcatcaacaacaacaacatttcgaGGCTTTGATGCAAGAAAACACTACTGGAAACAGCTTTAGACGTAAGTGTTTTTGTTAGAAATAAGTAAACATACTTCATAATTTGCTTGTGTATAACACATACCTACGCACATCggtaaaaatgtacatataaatatgatattatgCTTTTAGAACGCAAAGAACGTATGTCAAAAAAGCAAAAGGAAATATACGTTAACTTTATGGAGCAAAACCCAGTGATTAACGAACACCGTCGGAGTGATCCTATTTTGGATCAATATTGGGTAAAATTAGCAGATATTCTTAATTCTGTGCCACAAGGAGCAGTAAAACATGTAGCAGAGTGGAAACAGGTACAATGGAATTTATTATCATATGTTGGCTCATATCATTTTGTGATTAGTATAATTCATTGTACTCATTAGACTTTCGATAACTGGCGCTATCGTGTGTTTTTGTATGCTCGGTACAATTCGAAAATCACAGGAACCGATGCCTTAAATCCAAAAAGCTTCAAGCCCTTCACACAAACGGATAAGCGTGCTTATCACTTTTGGATAAGAAACCCTGACACGGCTCCACCTGATTTGGACAAAATGCGGAATGTGTTCGTAAATTTAGAGGAGACACAGCAAGAATAGTTAGTCGgtagtaaaatttatatatatattttccagtaAAAATGTATTCTTTTTTTCATAGAATTAATATAACATTAATGTAAGTTAACTGTGTAATAGTGTAACAGGAAGATAATCATACAAAAGGAAGCGTGTTGACCATTAAACTTTCTCTTAAAGAAATGTggtttaattattttagttaaaCACACTCACTATtccacatgtttttttttttcattgccgATCATTTACGGATTTCTGTATCCACACAGTTACGTCATGTCCAGAAACGACAAATGCGGTGCGTTAAATGTGGGTATTTCACAAATTCAAACATAAATTGGCAAATGTAGATGTCCAATGTAAGCACGACTTTGCGATGAGTGTATTTCGACGGAGCCGCATCGCACTCAATGTTTGAAATTTAAACTCGTTTGATTTTGCCCGCAGTATCGGTCGAAAAATATGACATTTTCATAGTtacaattgaaattataatttcgaaAGTTGAAAGAGAAAAATGTTGTGGAATAAAGACATTATAGtttgtttactaaaaaaaataaaagaccaTTACACACAGAGTAATAATTTTACTGTAGCCTCCAGCATCAACGCATAATCGCGTTGTAATTGGGAGCTTTGTGTATTTCACGCACAATATTGTGGGACCGAACACATCGGTAAATCGTGCCCGTGTCTACGCTGGACGTGGCGTTAGCCTATAAAAACTGTTTGAAGTATCAGCGCTCGGTTAcagtaatattttcttgattttcgtTTAGTTATGGTGATTATCCGCTTGCTGGAAACGAGGTCTCACTGTATACAATTTAGTTGTTATGAAACGCTCTTTGTACTTTAAAAAGGCAAAAGAATAAAATActtgttatatgtatattagtgttTTCGTTGCTTTATTCATTTTAGTATTCACATTCTCACCTAGTTACAGTAACGAGTTTATGTAATAATCTTTTACTCTGCAACACAACTTGATAACATCTCAATAGTAGTAATAGTAACTTTTATAACTAATCAggttgaattatttatttcttcttttttgtatGATTTACCATGTATATATGCTTTTCTTtactatttactttatttacaatcttaaataacattttattgttcaatataaaatcttaaataccTTCATGTACCTTCCACATTTAATGGCAATTTCTGGATTTGATTGCgtatattttctacattttagCATCTAAaagtaattacaataaattaaaaattaatttaaaatggtGCAACCTGAACTCTCACGAACAATTTATGTCGGTGTAGTTTATTTCGTACCTACGGTTAGCATTTGAGGCACAGCCATTTAACCTCTAcctaatatttacttattttctaaGATTTCCCAAGTTTCGCATAAATGGAACAGTGTACTCAAAAGGTAGGTATTAAGAAGTGTttaaacaaaaggaaatgcGTAGGATTTTACGATTACTATTGCCTGCCTATTAACATATTAAAGAGCATGCTCATTAGTTGATGTCGAATGGAATTGCCTTTCAAAAGCATAAACTGTATCCAACCTGTACCCAACAGAGTCATCTTAATGAGACATTTGACAATAACTTTAACACTTAGCACTAAACTAACCGcaataataaactaaaattactATATTTACATCAATAGCCATACGCAACCGGCTGCTCCACTGACACAAGAACTTAGACTAATTTTGAAAACTCAGACATCACTCGCATAAGTTTACTtatgatatgaaaatttca containing:
- the LOC105212976 gene encoding uncharacterized protein LOC105212976 isoform X4; this encodes MVLRSGIIIPFQFRDSKKLLMIGVPEENRNLNIWDLRNVVRAAFGIYNFEFRNKKIGFNIPDELLLHYLAQCHDLTNFVIEIGQDMFFQLNKNRTSRSPYCTCL
- the LOC105212975 gene encoding protein LLP homolog, with amino-acid sequence MGRTNRSRKRRDEMNKIKKARYEAKELIRLKKTLGLIDADGNEVMKDMSEVATVKTAKELKQEKKTREEQELEHEMEERREPGKNFTEVNENTGKVHVYNSKTMKDQHGSYPPWYKPKTTAKRMRKKAHAMKKRFKQTWTTANVPL
- the LOC105212974 gene encoding syntaxin-17 — protein: MASNDKIPLKQAEVSVRRFNDLAIPHHLSLLKNHRSNIEKSLALGDWNKIKKEEINATRVIKQLKNLLLEMDTLRERVRPEDLQRFDIMMEDGKNKAFQGMSEYLELKLKAPSYNKYSISLANCEEEENPPPVEIGLTTAHRQVIPPIETKYEQQEYQLQQRQACLDELEQLQNEIRDLNGMYCNMHHLVQEQGESVRVIADNAEEALENVQIGENNLRKALTYKKAMYPVVGALIGTCVGGPIGLVAGLKAGGLAAVGCGILGFTGGSVLKSNPSINPAVMQGNIEEESSQEPIELERTDE
- the LOC105212976 gene encoding uncharacterized protein LOC105212976 isoform X1, translating into MVLRSGIIIPFQFRDSKKLLMIGVPEENRNLNIWDLRNVVRAAFGIYNFEFRNKKIGFNIPDELLLHYLAQCHDLTNFVIEIGQVYDPCKENFTSIASCPTCRCSIAQKSSLELHDNTDAPIYHTTVGGRSNASGTSSQNSQNADEIPAMKIRMQHSNIAASDISHMEIEPKIDYDSTINTTGSNTEVDGSSSPPLSVHAKSSVYIDEEHHQQQQQELHLERLQHEYALQQHQQQQHFEALMQENTTGNSFRQRKERMSKKQKEIYVNFMEQNPVINEHRRSDPILDQYWVKLADILNSVPQGAVKHVAEWKQTFDNWRYRVFLYARYNSKITGTDALNPKSFKPFTQTDKRAYHFWIRNPDTAPPDLDKMRNVFVNLEETQQE
- the LOC105212976 gene encoding uncharacterized protein LOC105212976 isoform X5 — encoded protein: MVLRSGIIIPFQFRDSKKLLMIGVPEENRNLNIWDLRNVVRAAFGIYNFEFRNKKIGFNIPDELLLHYLAQCHDLTNFVIEIGQGE
- the LOC105212976 gene encoding uncharacterized protein LOC105212976 isoform X3 yields the protein MVLRSGIIIPFQFRDSKKLLMIGVPEENRNLNIWDLRNVVRAAFGIYNFEFRNKKIGFNIPDELLLHYLAQCHDLTNFVIEIGQVYDPCKENFTSIASCPTCRCSIAQKSSLELHDNTDAPIYHTTVGGRSNASGTSSQNSQNADEIPAMKIRMQHSNIAASDISHMEIEPKIDYDSTINTTGSNTEVDGSSSPPLSVHAKSSVYIDEEHHQQQQQELHLERLQHEYALQQHQQQQHFEALMQENTTGNSFRQRKERMSKKQKEIYVNFMEQNPVINEHRRSDPILDQYWVKLADILNSVPQGAVKHVAEWKQYNSLYSLDFR
- the LOC105212976 gene encoding uncharacterized protein LOC105212976 isoform X2, with the translated sequence MVLRSGIIIPFQFRDSKKLLMIGVPEENRNLNIWDLRNVVRAAFGIYNFEFRNKKIGFNIPDELLLHYLAQCHDLTNFVIEIGQGNPNDVLQNNGIADSSCSENYVPADVSLQINDNIHITEAPGQQYTDPFDGKHVKYAECIANPDGRKVLTNASETIVNIDDPITKCEQSDSEIENEHKLNKQSFEIDRVHDQQNQEFQMFDAHKHFENRTDTDIHLKKMNYQQHQFASCSINRFRKRGERMSKDQKEVYVKYFEENPCMQSQRRNDSLLESHWNKLATILNNIPQGAVKNVEEWKQTFDAWRYRVFMYYRYNYKLSGSVSHNVKNFKPLTSTDQRAYSMWTSSKSTPSQQSDKLNTFSKSEIDQPNYNY